A genomic region of Trichothermofontia sichuanensis B231 contains the following coding sequences:
- a CDS encoding ABC transporter permease has protein sequence MHLADSVKMATATLVTNRLRSLLTMLGIIIGNASVIAMVGIGQGAQRLAASEFESLGPNVLFVVPGNRGTRRTTTNLPNTLVLEDAEAIAAQAPTVLAVAPQISGRYLITYRNRNTFTQVQGVTPEFLVVRSFDVAQGRFLTQADLERNNRVAILGPDLARRLFDQQNPIGRQVRIRNVSFDVIGITEAKGSFLGTNQDDAVYIPLTTMANRIAGRTSPYGTQVSFISVAARDRDSIRAAQFQITNLLRLRHQIAKGKEDDFGVESQRDALRTVNTVTNGLTILLAATSAISLVVGGIGIMNIMLVSVTERTQEIGLRKAVGASEHDILIQFMIEAVILAVAGGLVGTLVGSGAVILIGMVSPLQTSISPIAVAVAVSVSGGIGLFFGVVPARRAAQLDPIVALRSV, from the coding sequence ATGCATCTTGCTGATAGTGTCAAAATGGCAACCGCTACCCTGGTGACCAATCGTCTGCGGAGTCTGCTGACGATGCTGGGCATTATCATTGGGAATGCTTCGGTAATCGCGATGGTGGGGATCGGTCAGGGGGCGCAACGCCTAGCCGCTAGCGAGTTTGAATCCCTGGGACCGAATGTGTTGTTTGTGGTTCCAGGCAATCGTGGAACCCGTCGCACGACGACGAATTTACCGAATACGTTGGTGCTGGAGGATGCTGAGGCGATCGCGGCTCAGGCGCCCACGGTACTGGCGGTTGCTCCTCAGATCAGTGGTCGCTATCTGATTACCTACCGCAACCGCAACACGTTTACTCAGGTCCAGGGGGTGACGCCCGAATTCCTGGTGGTACGCAGCTTTGATGTGGCTCAGGGACGGTTTTTGACTCAGGCTGATTTAGAGCGCAATAACCGGGTGGCCATCTTGGGACCTGACCTAGCGCGGCGCTTATTTGATCAACAAAATCCGATCGGGCGGCAGGTTCGGATTCGTAATGTCAGCTTTGATGTGATTGGGATTACTGAGGCTAAGGGGAGCTTTCTGGGGACAAACCAGGATGATGCGGTCTATATTCCCCTCACCACAATGGCGAACCGGATTGCTGGGCGCACTTCTCCTTACGGGACCCAGGTTTCCTTTATCTCGGTTGCGGCCCGCGATCGCGACAGCATCCGAGCGGCCCAATTCCAAATCACTAACTTGCTGCGACTCCGCCACCAAATTGCCAAGGGCAAAGAAGATGATTTTGGCGTCGAATCGCAACGGGATGCCCTGCGAACGGTGAATACGGTCACCAATGGTCTGACGATTCTGCTGGCGGCGACCTCGGCGATCTCCCTCGTGGTGGGCGGGATTGGCATTATGAACATCATGCTGGTGTCGGTGACGGAACGCACCCAGGAGATTGGTCTGCGCAAGGCAGTCGGCGCTTCGGAGCACGATATTTTGATCCAGTTTATGATTGAAGCCGTGATCCTGGCGGTGGCGGGTGGCTTAGTGGGAACGCTGGTGGGGTCGGGGGCTGTGATTCTGATTGGGATGGTTTCGCCGCTGCAAACCAGTATTTCTCCGATCGCGGTGGCGGTAGCGGTGAGCGTGTCGGGTGGGATTGGCCTCTTTTTCGGGGTGGTTCCGGCACGACGGGCCGCGCAGTTAGATCCGATCGTGGCGCTGCGAAGCGTTTAG
- a CDS encoding oligosaccharide flippase family protein yields MFQKFHPSNLRTYWQEASEVKKRAIKGAAWTVAGYGTSQVIRFASNLILTRLLLPELFGLMALAFVFLIGLNLFSDIGIGPNIIQSKRNDETFINTAWTIQVIRSFIIALFCWIIAWPVSQFYNEPKLLWLLPVLSVGVVLDGFKSTAEFTLNKDLALRKLIIFKTISQVISIVFIIVWAYFSPSIWALAGGNLIASFTTMTWSHFLDPRIKNRFCFDREVAKNIFRFGRWIFIATAMTFLANQLDRLMLAKLFSFEMLGIYTIAYSLSDIPRQVLENLNSSVFFPAIAKFISLPRQEFRIKLIKNHQLILVPVTIAVALLSSFGDLVIKFLYPDNFSQAAWMLPLLALGLWPNVLVNTTSPTLLALGKSGYYAVSSFAKALFMGIAIYVGFILMGELGAVIAVALNDIPDYTVISYGLWKEGLSHFSTDIKATAGLIVLIGLFLLLRLILGWGLPLDALI; encoded by the coding sequence ATGTTTCAAAAATTTCATCCCTCCAACCTGCGCACCTATTGGCAAGAAGCCTCAGAAGTCAAAAAACGAGCCATCAAAGGCGCTGCCTGGACAGTCGCTGGTTATGGAACCAGTCAGGTAATTCGGTTTGCTAGCAATTTAATTCTGACGCGCCTGCTGCTACCAGAATTATTTGGCTTAATGGCATTGGCATTTGTCTTCTTGATTGGTTTGAACCTTTTTTCTGATATTGGTATCGGCCCTAACATTATTCAAAGCAAACGCAATGATGAAACTTTTATTAATACAGCATGGACTATCCAAGTGATTCGGAGCTTTATTATTGCCCTCTTTTGTTGGATCATTGCATGGCCTGTTTCTCAATTCTATAATGAGCCAAAATTACTGTGGCTCCTACCTGTCCTGAGCGTAGGGGTTGTTTTAGACGGATTCAAATCTACTGCCGAATTTACCCTTAATAAGGATCTCGCACTGCGTAAGTTAATTATCTTTAAAACTATCTCTCAAGTTATATCTATTGTTTTTATCATTGTTTGGGCCTATTTTAGTCCCAGCATTTGGGCATTAGCAGGCGGTAACCTAATCGCCTCATTTACGACAATGACATGGAGTCATTTCTTAGATCCAAGAATTAAAAATCGCTTTTGTTTCGATCGGGAAGTCGCCAAAAATATTTTTAGGTTTGGACGATGGATTTTTATCGCAACAGCCATGACTTTTTTAGCCAATCAACTTGATCGTCTGATGTTGGCTAAACTTTTCTCCTTTGAAATGCTCGGCATCTATACGATCGCCTATAGTCTCTCTGACATTCCAAGGCAAGTTTTGGAAAATCTCAACAGTAGCGTTTTTTTCCCGGCGATCGCAAAATTTATATCCTTACCTCGCCAGGAATTCCGAATTAAGCTGATCAAAAATCATCAACTGATTCTTGTCCCAGTCACTATTGCCGTTGCCTTGTTGAGCAGCTTTGGCGATCTAGTTATAAAATTTCTATATCCTGACAACTTTTCCCAAGCGGCGTGGATGTTGCCACTTTTAGCGCTGGGGTTGTGGCCAAACGTACTGGTGAACACAACCAGTCCAACCCTTCTTGCCCTAGGGAAATCGGGCTATTATGCTGTATCATCTTTTGCCAAGGCACTATTCATGGGAATTGCTATTTATGTTGGTTTTATTCTCATGGGTGAACTCGGTGCAGTTATAGCAGTAGCCCTCAATGATATTCCTGACTATACCGTGATTTCCTATGGATTATGGAAGGAAGGTCTGTCGCATTTCTCCACCGACATAAAAGCTACAGCAGGCCTCATTGTCTTGATTGGGTTATTCTTACTTCTACGCCTGATCCTGGGGTGGGGGTTACCTCTTGATGCATTGATTTAA
- a CDS encoding NAD(P)-dependent oxidoreductase, translating into MGQTITHVGALGAGQITKAINQVIVAGTYLAVAEGITLGLKAGLDLDKVVQAVGSGAAGSWGLTHRSHNMITNTYPLGFRVRLHHKDLAIALATARQLGVVLPMAAYVDQLETGLIARGYGDEDVSAIARSVREQSGIG; encoded by the coding sequence ATGGGCCAAACGATTACCCATGTGGGCGCACTGGGGGCGGGGCAGATTACTAAAGCCATTAACCAGGTAATTGTGGCGGGTACTTATTTGGCGGTGGCTGAAGGCATTACTCTGGGGCTAAAAGCGGGCTTGGACCTGGATAAAGTTGTGCAGGCGGTGGGGAGTGGTGCCGCCGGCTCCTGGGGCCTAACGCACCGATCGCACAATATGATCACGAATACCTATCCCCTGGGTTTCCGGGTTCGGCTTCATCACAAGGATCTAGCAATTGCCCTGGCAACGGCGCGGCAATTGGGGGTTGTGCTACCCATGGCTGCCTATGTGGATCAATTAGAGACCGGGTTAATTGCCCGTGGGTATGGGGATGAAGATGTCTCCGCGATCGCCCGCAGTGTTCGGGAACAGTCGGGGATTGGGTAG
- a CDS encoding SGNH/GDSL hydrolase family protein translates to MSRRVRKVIPSWAWLSLLANGVLVIAVFSLLRPDQLRKGSSIAPAAPSPMAWVPVTQVGSTQLSAIAAPPTPDIGPRHQLTYQDWLDILQREAAAMAAQKPTNLAILAGDSLSLWFPPDLLPTDYTWLNQGISGETSAGLRDRLTLFQEVQPQVIFVMIGINDLIRGVPSATVLRNQERIIRDLRRQHPQAEVVIQSILPHSGEQATWDGREQLLALSNEDIRQLNRALATICAEAGARYLDLHPLFVDANGNLRADLTTDGLHLNGNGYLVWRSALYTFRQLALATAQP, encoded by the coding sequence GTGTCCAGACGCGTTCGCAAAGTAATTCCTAGCTGGGCCTGGTTATCGTTACTGGCAAACGGGGTATTGGTGATCGCGGTTTTCTCACTCCTGCGGCCCGATCAACTCCGTAAAGGCAGTTCCATCGCCCCAGCAGCCCCTAGCCCCATGGCCTGGGTACCGGTGACCCAGGTGGGCAGCACCCAGTTATCGGCGATCGCGGCCCCCCCCACGCCGGATATTGGCCCGCGCCATCAACTCACCTACCAGGATTGGCTAGACATTCTCCAGCGGGAAGCCGCCGCAATGGCGGCCCAAAAACCGACCAATCTAGCAATTTTGGCGGGGGACTCCCTCAGCCTGTGGTTTCCTCCCGATTTGTTACCCACAGACTATACCTGGCTCAACCAGGGGATTTCGGGTGAGACTTCGGCAGGCTTACGCGATCGGTTGACGCTATTCCAAGAGGTTCAGCCCCAAGTGATTTTTGTCATGATTGGTATTAACGACCTCATTCGCGGGGTGCCCAGCGCCACTGTCCTGCGCAATCAAGAGCGGATTATTCGAGATTTACGACGGCAGCATCCCCAAGCCGAAGTGGTGATCCAGTCGATTCTGCCCCACAGCGGCGAACAGGCTACTTGGGACGGGCGTGAGCAACTCCTGGCTCTGAGTAATGAGGATATTCGCCAACTGAACCGGGCACTGGCGACGATTTGTGCAGAGGCTGGGGCACGTTACCTCGATCTCCATCCCCTCTTTGTAGATGCCAACGGCAACTTGCGGGCGGATTTGACCACTGATGGCCTGCACCTCAACGGCAATGGCTACCTAGTGTGGCGATCGGCACTCTATACCTTTAGACAACTGGCCCTAGCGACAGCCCAGCCATAA
- a CDS encoding OB-fold-containig protein, giving the protein MLFHPANLTYWILLGFGVALLLLVILSGGGETEAGAEVEVNLDADLAMEIDTGPSDHLWDLDTDTDLEADGGFSPLYVLGWLGVGKVPLVLLLAINLCFWGLIGWILNVTFGHLLGAIPTRLLGWGGLIFLSSLALSLTLGGLLARPLGHLFAAFGEDASSERLIGCVGTVSSAAVPPLRSGKIGQVDVIDAAHNLVTVNAVLPEWATVVPRRGASILVIDYQDNQGYFVIAKDSTDEQQWFTAGPDRSPSQKRLL; this is encoded by the coding sequence ATGCTGTTTCATCCCGCCAACCTGACCTACTGGATTCTCCTGGGGTTTGGAGTTGCCCTGCTGTTGCTCGTCATCCTCTCTGGGGGAGGTGAGACGGAAGCCGGCGCCGAGGTTGAGGTTAATCTAGATGCCGATTTGGCGATGGAAATCGATACCGGCCCCTCCGATCACTTATGGGATCTAGACACCGACACGGATCTTGAGGCCGACGGGGGGTTTAGCCCGCTGTACGTGTTGGGCTGGCTAGGGGTTGGCAAAGTGCCGCTCGTCTTACTGTTGGCGATCAATCTGTGTTTTTGGGGGCTGATTGGCTGGATCTTGAATGTCACCTTCGGGCACCTCCTGGGGGCGATTCCCACCCGGCTCTTGGGCTGGGGCGGTCTGATTTTCTTAAGTTCCCTAGCCCTCAGCCTGACGCTGGGCGGCCTGCTAGCCCGTCCCCTGGGACACCTGTTTGCAGCCTTCGGCGAAGATGCGAGCAGTGAACGGTTGATTGGCTGCGTGGGGACCGTCAGTTCTGCTGCCGTGCCCCCCCTCCGGTCGGGCAAAATTGGCCAGGTCGATGTGATTGATGCTGCCCATAATTTAGTCACGGTCAATGCTGTTTTACCAGAGTGGGCAACGGTTGTCCCGCGCCGGGGTGCCTCGATTCTGGTGATTGATTACCAGGATAACCAGGGTTATTTTGTCATTGCCAAGGATAGTACCGATGAACAGCAGTGGTTTACGGCGGGACCCGATCGTTCACCGTCTCAAAAGCGGTTGCTCTAG
- a CDS encoding sensor histidine kinase, producing the protein MQHPTANSQPDTPPRQGRRSPRSLSLRVKLLVVFSLLFSLVFAGAFYWFYTFTTEKTLMKLRSDMRATLQGAAKGVDIEELWALYRTGERNAAGFADDPRYQRQLNWFATVHQIEPRVWLYSYVVGPAKYNRRIGPSAVPDTALETIYLVDLWLIREPIKAAGFLESAPANVDLDWIREKRLIEVSNIYSDKWGSWLSSSLILDDTGKQLLMLGLDIEADYVLQIQQAIRQRVGLAFVLTYGIFFTLIYWLSGVMTHRLRDLTNAAEEIRLGNYQIPPLATANRDIFPDEMHTLAQAFDSMVAGIRSREALIRQGKQTEYEIRLALQKERDLNELKSRFVSMVSHELRTPMTVIRTSLELLQRYGHLAPTEKREKYFGLAQSAVMTMNQLIEDVLTIGKVEAGKLEVNPVELDLVKFCRGIVQELQMGASQSIEFDAPQAPLMVSLDPQLLRSILTNLLSNAIKYSPNTTSITLRLTGDETDVTLTVQDQGIGIPREDQTRLFQLFHRASNTTNIRGTGLGLAVVKQCVAQHHGQVTFQSQEGHGTTFTVRLPRYVRSPLEEEIMGEGRREKGEGRTGNREQR; encoded by the coding sequence TTGCAACACCCAACTGCCAACAGTCAACCCGATACTCCTCCCCGCCAGGGACGGCGGTCCCCGCGATCGCTGAGCCTACGGGTGAAGCTCCTCGTTGTTTTTAGCCTCTTATTCAGTTTGGTCTTTGCGGGTGCGTTCTACTGGTTTTATACCTTTACGACGGAGAAGACCTTGATGAAACTCCGTTCCGATATGCGGGCAACACTGCAAGGGGCCGCGAAGGGGGTGGATATTGAGGAGTTGTGGGCACTTTACCGAACAGGCGAGCGTAATGCCGCTGGGTTTGCCGACGATCCCCGCTACCAACGGCAGCTAAACTGGTTCGCCACTGTCCACCAGATTGAACCCCGCGTGTGGTTATATTCCTATGTTGTTGGTCCCGCTAAATATAATCGCCGGATTGGACCAAGCGCTGTCCCAGATACTGCGTTAGAAACTATCTATCTGGTTGATCTCTGGTTAATACGAGAGCCGATCAAAGCCGCCGGCTTCCTGGAATCAGCCCCCGCCAACGTTGATTTAGACTGGATTCGTGAAAAAAGACTGATCGAGGTTTCCAACATTTACAGTGACAAGTGGGGTAGTTGGCTGTCGTCCTCACTGATTCTGGATGATACCGGTAAACAGTTGTTGATGTTAGGGCTGGATATTGAGGCCGACTATGTCTTGCAAATCCAGCAAGCCATCCGGCAACGGGTAGGACTGGCTTTTGTCCTGACCTATGGGATTTTCTTTACCTTGATTTACTGGCTATCGGGGGTAATGACTCATCGCCTACGCGACCTCACCAATGCAGCCGAGGAGATTCGACTGGGTAATTACCAGATTCCGCCCCTTGCGACGGCTAATCGAGACATCTTTCCGGATGAAATGCACACCCTAGCCCAGGCATTTGACAGTATGGTGGCCGGGATTCGCTCCCGTGAGGCCCTGATTCGACAGGGAAAGCAAACGGAGTATGAAATACGGCTAGCTCTACAAAAAGAACGAGACTTGAATGAATTAAAGTCTCGATTTGTGTCAATGGTTTCCCATGAGTTACGCACCCCGATGACGGTGATTCGCACGTCTCTGGAACTCTTGCAGCGCTATGGTCACCTGGCCCCAACGGAAAAACGAGAGAAGTATTTCGGGCTGGCCCAATCGGCAGTGATGACGATGAACCAATTGATTGAAGATGTGCTCACGATCGGGAAGGTCGAAGCGGGGAAGCTGGAAGTCAATCCGGTGGAGCTAGATCTGGTGAAGTTTTGCCGTGGGATTGTCCAGGAACTTCAGATGGGTGCCTCCCAATCTATTGAGTTTGATGCTCCCCAGGCCCCCCTGATGGTGTCTTTAGATCCACAATTGCTGCGATCGATTCTCACGAATCTGCTGTCTAATGCAATTAAATATTCCCCGAATACAACCTCCATTACGTTGCGGCTCACGGGGGATGAAACCGATGTCACCCTCACGGTCCAGGATCAGGGGATTGGTATCCCCAGAGAGGATCAAACTCGCCTCTTCCAACTGTTCCATCGGGCCAGTAATACTACTAATATCCGGGGGACGGGGTTGGGGTTAGCCGTGGTTAAGCAATGTGTTGCCCAGCACCACGGTCAGGTGACGTTCCAAAGCCAGGAAGGCCACGGAACAACGTTTACTGTGCGGTTGCCCCGTTATGTCCGATCGCCTCTAGAGGAGGAGATCATGGGAGAAGGGAGAAGGGAGAAGGGAGAAGGGAGAACAGGGAACAGGGAACAGAGGTAG
- a CDS encoding murein hydrolase activator EnvC family protein, with the protein MTTLTRYFLGGLLLLGLCLPGLALCPWNLPAIAQHPPGTTAQKQPLSVDDLQRYQQQVEQYRSGLNQRRRQLEQIESLVQRHVVGLDYNLKATDSQLQDSEYQLQLAEKNLKLLQADLMQAQASYQRQQAATIARLRFLQRQQGVQGLAVLLKSDNLTDFLARRYQLKQLFNHDRDQLLALQSQADKLNQQRLIVAQQKNAIALIQQKILAQRSQFAAQRAAQTALMQRLQSDRQALLAAEAQIARDSLSLAQLIRTRGATTPSPQLRIIHGRRGQGMMIYPVNAPVTSHFGWRVHPILGTERFHSGTDFGADYGTPILAAAPGTVIVADWYGGYGNAVVIDHGGGITTLYGHCSELYVSEGQTVVAGQAIAAVGSTGLSTGPHLHFEVRENGDPVDPMTYL; encoded by the coding sequence TTGACTACCCTTACCCGCTACTTTTTAGGAGGTCTTTTGCTATTGGGCTTGTGCCTACCAGGATTGGCCCTGTGTCCCTGGAATTTGCCTGCGATCGCGCAACATCCCCCAGGGACAACGGCCCAGAAGCAGCCCCTCTCGGTGGATGACCTACAACGCTATCAGCAACAGGTGGAGCAGTATCGCAGTGGCCTGAACCAGCGGCGGCGACAACTGGAGCAGATCGAATCCCTGGTGCAGCGCCATGTGGTGGGGTTGGACTACAACCTCAAAGCGACGGATAGTCAACTGCAAGACAGTGAATATCAACTGCAACTGGCTGAAAAAAACCTGAAATTGTTGCAGGCTGACCTCATGCAGGCCCAGGCCAGCTACCAGCGGCAGCAGGCGGCTACGATCGCCCGCCTGCGCTTTCTCCAACGGCAGCAGGGGGTGCAAGGGTTAGCCGTCCTGCTCAAAAGCGATAACCTGACCGACTTCCTGGCCCGTCGCTACCAGCTCAAGCAACTGTTCAACCACGATCGCGACCAACTCCTGGCCCTGCAAAGCCAAGCCGACAAGCTCAACCAACAACGGCTGATTGTGGCCCAACAGAAAAACGCAATCGCCCTAATCCAACAAAAAATTTTGGCCCAGCGATCGCAGTTTGCCGCCCAACGGGCTGCCCAAACTGCCCTGATGCAGCGACTACAGAGCGATCGGCAAGCCCTCCTGGCCGCGGAAGCCCAGATCGCCCGTGATTCCCTCAGTCTTGCCCAACTGATTCGCACCCGTGGCGCAACCACACCTAGCCCCCAACTCCGGATCATCCACGGTCGTCGGGGTCAAGGCATGATGATCTACCCGGTGAATGCCCCCGTCACCAGCCACTTCGGCTGGCGTGTCCATCCCATCTTAGGGACTGAACGCTTTCATTCAGGTACCGATTTTGGGGCAGATTACGGTACTCCCATCCTGGCTGCTGCCCCAGGAACCGTGATCGTTGCCGACTGGTATGGCGGCTATGGTAACGCCGTTGTCATTGATCACGGTGGCGGCATCACCACCCTCTACGGCCACTGTAGCGAACTTTATGTCTCTGAAGGGCAAACCGTCGTCGCGGGCCAAGCGATCGCTGCTGTCGGCTCTACTGGCCTTTCTACCGGCCCCCACCTCCACTTTGAAGTCCGCGAAAACGGCGACCCTGTTGACCCCATGACCTACCTCTAA
- a CDS encoding LysE/ArgO family amino acid transporter, which yields MDLGVLFKGMAIGLAIAAPVGPIGVLCIRRTLAEGQLVGLLSGLGAATADAVYGAIAGFGLTLAADFLLSYAIGLQLIGGLFLCYLGVRTFLTSPATEAATVAGQGLLGAYASTFFLTLTNPATILAFMGVLTGLGILSSDCASAALLVLGVFLGSALWWLILSKGVSLLRTRLTQTGLQWLNQLAGVVIFAFGLLTLLPDF from the coding sequence ATGGATCTGGGGGTGTTGTTTAAGGGGATGGCGATCGGGTTGGCGATCGCGGCTCCAGTGGGGCCGATCGGGGTGCTGTGTATTCGACGGACCCTGGCGGAGGGGCAGTTAGTCGGGCTGCTGTCGGGGTTGGGGGCGGCCACGGCGGATGCGGTATATGGGGCGATCGCGGGGTTTGGGTTAACGCTGGCAGCGGACTTTTTGCTCAGCTATGCCATCGGCTTACAACTCATCGGTGGACTGTTCCTCTGCTATCTGGGGGTCAGAACTTTCCTAACGTCACCCGCAACAGAAGCTGCAACCGTCGCTGGCCAGGGACTTCTGGGGGCCTATGCTTCGACGTTTTTCCTGACCTTGACGAATCCGGCCACCATTTTGGCCTTTATGGGGGTGCTGACGGGGTTGGGGATTTTGAGTAGCGATTGCGCTTCAGCAGCCCTGCTCGTTTTAGGCGTCTTTCTGGGATCGGCCCTGTGGTGGTTGATTTTGAGCAAGGGTGTTAGCCTATTGCGTACGCGCTTGACTCAGACAGGATTACAGTGGCTCAACCAACTTGCTGGCGTCGTTATTTTCGCCTTTGGCTTGCTGACGCTGTTACCCGATTTCTAA
- a CDS encoding flotillin family protein, with translation MRYWLTLSRSLLAAAALQLPTALSIVPTPAAATSPPAIAQQFQERITLSTKGSPIATLPSPLENSKSKIQHASLSLPNPSPLAQVPGTGGFKIGEVPFFAGVFAIVILLILVGVWAYTRVYVITPTNEAFVRIGIGSNRKKSVFLNGGCVVLPGFHGLTRVPLREISIDVERTGKLAVRTQDYLRANMRVTFYVCVSPNEQDVLTAAARLSRQGRITPEDIKDALEKRADDAIRAAAKRKSLAEIDSDKLGFADEVLNLIQQDLKRVGLTLNNIAISEIEESDTYDTNNFFDAQGVRLRTETIQKSIQQKREVELTTQVAIEQRELDAQKQSLRIAQEKESAKLAQQLEIEALRAQREREIQEAKDKEAAKAERNKILQAQTVDEEKIRQQLAVQQSQIEANIALEELQKQLKVAQALQQQEAEVANIQRQQTVESARLASQVQVAEAERLSRVAQQEAAIAIAQKEQQRLAAEAERAKAEAGVQTATELEIAERQQRLAVIAAEQEAQKQRIAEQNVVEIDVFRRRRQAEIARQAAELEAASIRALAAANRDRAVAEAEGLAAQLAARNRISTGNLTAELLTTLGPQLIDKLPEILISLAPKPGVLGDARIYSFGGSNGAGAGQDISQLLLSTSGLQFVDTLLDEGKLGTLIQQVSNLLRMRETDQQASHTPTSSPSPLLNETTSLPEM, from the coding sequence ATGCGTTATTGGCTCACCCTTTCCCGTTCCCTATTAGCGGCGGCGGCGCTGCAATTGCCCACGGCGTTATCGATCGTGCCCACTCCAGCGGCAGCCACTTCACCCCCCGCCATCGCGCAGCAGTTCCAAGAGAGAATCACCCTCAGTACTAAAGGTTCTCCCATCGCAACCTTACCTAGCCCCCTGGAAAATTCAAAATCCAAAATTCAACATGCATCCCTTTCCCTGCCGAACCCATCCCCGTTAGCCCAGGTCCCAGGCACCGGCGGGTTCAAGATTGGGGAGGTACCGTTCTTCGCTGGGGTTTTTGCCATTGTGATCTTACTCATTCTCGTGGGGGTGTGGGCCTATACACGGGTGTATGTGATTACGCCAACGAACGAAGCGTTTGTACGGATTGGCATTGGCAGTAATCGTAAGAAATCGGTCTTTCTCAATGGCGGTTGTGTGGTTCTACCGGGCTTCCATGGACTGACACGGGTACCCTTGCGAGAAATTTCGATCGATGTGGAACGGACGGGCAAGTTAGCGGTGCGCACCCAGGACTACCTGCGGGCCAATATGCGGGTAACGTTTTACGTCTGTGTCAGTCCCAATGAGCAGGATGTGTTGACAGCGGCAGCACGGCTGTCGCGGCAGGGCCGGATTACGCCGGAGGACATCAAAGATGCCCTGGAAAAGCGGGCAGATGATGCCATCCGGGCAGCCGCGAAACGCAAGAGCTTGGCGGAAATTGACTCGGATAAACTCGGCTTTGCGGATGAGGTGTTGAATCTGATCCAACAGGATCTCAAACGGGTGGGCCTGACCCTGAATAACATTGCCATTTCTGAGATTGAAGAGAGTGATACCTACGACACCAATAACTTCTTTGATGCCCAAGGGGTGCGCCTGCGCACGGAAACGATCCAGAAATCGATCCAGCAGAAACGGGAAGTAGAATTAACTACCCAGGTGGCGATCGAACAGCGGGAATTGGATGCCCAAAAACAATCCCTACGCATTGCCCAGGAAAAAGAGAGTGCTAAGCTGGCCCAACAGTTGGAGATTGAAGCCCTGCGGGCACAACGGGAACGGGAAATCCAGGAAGCTAAAGACAAGGAAGCGGCCAAGGCTGAACGTAATAAAATCCTGCAAGCTCAAACCGTGGATGAAGAAAAGATCCGGCAACAATTGGCGGTGCAACAGAGTCAGATTGAAGCCAACATTGCCCTGGAAGAACTGCAGAAGCAGTTAAAAGTCGCCCAAGCCTTGCAGCAACAGGAAGCCGAGGTTGCCAATATCCAACGGCAGCAGACGGTAGAGTCAGCCCGACTGGCATCCCAGGTACAGGTAGCGGAAGCGGAACGGCTATCTCGGGTTGCTCAACAGGAAGCTGCGATCGCGATCGCACAGAAGGAGCAGCAACGCCTAGCGGCGGAAGCCGAACGGGCCAAGGCAGAGGCAGGAGTACAAACGGCGACGGAACTGGAAATTGCCGAACGGCAGCAACGCTTAGCCGTGATTGCAGCGGAGCAGGAGGCCCAGAAGCAACGCATTGCCGAGCAAAATGTGGTGGAAATCGATGTCTTCCGGCGGCGGCGGCAGGCAGAGATTGCCCGTCAAGCAGCAGAACTGGAAGCCGCCTCCATCCGAGCTCTGGCGGCAGCCAACCGCGATCGGGCGGTGGCGGAAGCAGAAGGACTCGCAGCTCAATTGGCGGCCCGCAACCGCATCAGCACCGGCAACCTGACAGCAGAACTGTTGACCACCCTCGGACCCCAGTTAATCGACAAATTACCCGAAATCCTGATATCCCTCGCACCCAAACCCGGCGTCCTAGGGGATGCGCGTATCTATAGCTTTGGGGGCAGCAATGGAGCAGGAGCCGGTCAGGATATCAGCCAACTCCTCCTATCTACCAGCGGCCTCCAGTTCGTCGATACCCTGCTGGATGAGGGCAAGCTGGGAACCCTGATTCAGCAGGTGAGCAACCTCTTGCGTATGCGCGAGACAGATCAGCAAGCGAGTCACACACCCACGAGTAGCCCCTCCCCTCTCCTTAACGAGACCACCAGCCTCCCGGAAATGTGA